One region of bacterium genomic DNA includes:
- a CDS encoding DUF2723 domain-containing protein: MPKRHPLLLAAGALAFLLPLVVYGLTLSPTLNFWDCGEFIACGWTLGIPHPPATPMYVLVARLAGLLPFGEGVAQRINFMSAFFAALAALFVYLLSLRVTAAWREGGEAPPVWVRAAGGLTGALFIAFSETFWFNAIEAEVYALSAFLTGFVLWLTLDWAEHADRPRGNALVYLILYLLSLAVGFHLGTLLVFPGFFVLALMIPKKGFSNLDLWLVGALLALFLGSTVLHTPDPITLVAVLAILGLGIWFALPQARGRGRRPFVLYSLALFVLGLSVHLFLYIRAGQGPMINEADPSSWSRLWAVLKREQYPFQLPTERKAPIGWQFTHFFGYLGAQFRMPGEWSLPMGGFNFHLGRALTAIPLGLGLLGVALQWLRERRHWAALFTVLFLNTIGLVFFLNFSSDEVRERDYFYANGFYYFAVFIALGAVGLVDSLRRERRRAIYAAVLAGALLLAALGPLVHGWHTHDRSENLIARDYAYNMLAPLEQNAVIFTNGDNDTFPLWYIQEVEGFRKDIRVINLSLLNTDWYMRQLRDLKPSLPITWRDAEMADVATHYYRLDDGRIIQPRDEVINHLFINAQRQGWEKLPFYFAVTIPRETLQPFLPYLKMEGMVYRMTLTEGSEQVDLPKLRQNLEQVFEWRGILSEERTSRGGVWQEALGGPSIVDKVPPPDDPRLSLPRFYKDATISHLIQNYAAAWSRLAIELDREDAPGGPDPARAVRAMEMASLIREDLGPVAMYLGYLYMKNGEPARAMRSYEKYIEREPENWQLWARYAQAAEAADDRQRVVQSLGEVVKLNPDYEPAYLSLIDYVVSYFPSRDNLRSLRDQVAAYLQRHPDSAAMRERLRLIDEALAQPSLPGAGSAQP; this comes from the coding sequence ATGCCAAAGCGACATCCTCTCCTCCTGGCCGCAGGGGCCCTGGCCTTCCTCCTGCCCCTGGTGGTCTATGGCCTGACGCTCTCGCCCACGCTTAACTTCTGGGACTGCGGGGAGTTCATCGCCTGCGGCTGGACCCTCGGTATCCCCCACCCGCCGGCGACGCCGATGTACGTGCTGGTGGCCCGCCTGGCCGGGCTCCTGCCCTTCGGCGAGGGGGTCGCCCAGCGCATCAACTTCATGAGCGCCTTCTTCGCCGCCCTGGCCGCCCTGTTCGTCTACCTGCTCAGCCTGCGGGTGACGGCCGCCTGGCGGGAGGGGGGCGAGGCGCCGCCCGTCTGGGTGCGGGCGGCCGGCGGACTCACCGGCGCTCTCTTCATCGCCTTCAGCGAGACCTTCTGGTTCAACGCCATCGAGGCCGAAGTCTACGCGCTGAGCGCCTTCCTGACGGGCTTCGTCCTCTGGCTCACCCTGGACTGGGCCGAGCACGCCGACCGCCCGCGCGGCAACGCACTGGTCTACCTGATCCTCTACCTGCTCAGCCTGGCCGTGGGCTTTCACCTCGGCACCCTGCTCGTCTTCCCGGGCTTCTTCGTGCTCGCCCTGATGATCCCCAAGAAGGGCTTCAGCAATCTCGACCTCTGGCTGGTGGGGGCGCTACTGGCGCTCTTCCTCGGCAGCACGGTGCTGCACACGCCCGACCCCATCACGCTCGTCGCGGTCCTGGCAATCCTCGGCCTCGGCATCTGGTTCGCGTTGCCGCAGGCGCGCGGCCGCGGCCGGCGGCCCTTCGTACTCTACAGCCTGGCCCTTTTTGTCCTCGGGCTGAGCGTGCACCTGTTCCTGTACATCCGCGCCGGTCAGGGCCCGATGATCAACGAGGCCGACCCCTCGAGTTGGAGCCGCCTCTGGGCCGTGCTCAAGCGCGAGCAGTACCCCTTCCAGCTGCCGACGGAGCGGAAGGCGCCGATCGGCTGGCAGTTCACGCACTTCTTCGGCTACCTCGGCGCCCAGTTCCGCATGCCGGGCGAGTGGAGCCTGCCGATGGGCGGTTTCAACTTCCACCTCGGGCGCGCGCTGACGGCGATCCCGCTCGGGCTCGGCCTGCTGGGCGTCGCCCTCCAGTGGCTGCGCGAGCGGCGCCACTGGGCGGCGCTCTTCACCGTCCTCTTCCTGAACACGATCGGCCTCGTCTTCTTCCTCAACTTCTCGTCCGACGAGGTGCGCGAGCGCGACTACTTCTACGCGAACGGCTTCTACTACTTCGCGGTCTTCATCGCCCTCGGCGCCGTCGGGCTGGTCGACTCCCTGCGCCGGGAGCGGCGTCGCGCGATCTACGCCGCCGTGCTGGCCGGCGCCCTGCTGCTCGCCGCGCTCGGTCCGCTCGTCCACGGCTGGCACACGCACGATCGCAGCGAGAACCTGATCGCCCGCGACTACGCCTACAACATGCTGGCACCCCTGGAGCAGAATGCCGTCATCTTCACCAACGGCGACAACGACACCTTCCCGCTCTGGTACATCCAGGAGGTGGAGGGCTTCCGCAAGGACATCCGCGTCATCAACCTGAGCCTGCTCAACACCGACTGGTACATGCGCCAGCTGCGCGACCTCAAGCCCAGCCTGCCCATCACCTGGCGCGATGCCGAGATGGCCGATGTGGCGACGCACTACTACCGCCTCGACGACGGGCGCATCATCCAGCCGCGCGACGAGGTGATCAACCACCTCTTCATCAACGCCCAGCGCCAGGGCTGGGAGAAGCTGCCCTTCTACTTCGCCGTCACGATCCCGCGCGAGACCCTGCAGCCCTTCCTGCCCTACCTCAAGATGGAGGGCATGGTCTACCGGATGACCCTCACCGAGGGCAGCGAGCAGGTGGACCTGCCCAAGCTCAGGCAGAACCTGGAGCAGGTCTTCGAGTGGCGGGGCATCCTCAGCGAGGAGCGCACGAGCCGCGGCGGCGTCTGGCAGGAGGCGCTCGGCGGGCCCTCGATCGTGGACAAGGTGCCGCCGCCCGACGATCCGCGCCTGAGTCTGCCGCGTTTCTACAAGGACGCGACGATCTCGCACCTGATCCAGAACTACGCGGCGGCCTGGAGCCGCCTCGCGATCGAGCTGGACCGCGAGGACGCGCCCGGCGGTCCCGATCCGGCCCGCGCCGTGCGCGCGATGGAGATGGCGAGCCTGATCCGCGAGGATCTCGGGCCCGTGGCCATGTACCTGGGCTACCTGTACATGAAGAACGGCGAACCGGCCCGGGCAATGCGCTCCTACGAGAAGTACATCGAGCGCGAGCCGGAGAACTGGCAGCTCTGGGCCCGCTACGCGCAGGCCGCCGAGGCCGCCGACGATCGCCAGCGCGTCGTCCAGTCCCTCGGCGAGGTGGTCAAGCTGAACCCGGACTACGAGCCGGCCTACCTCTCGCTGATCGACTACGTCGTGAGCTACTTCCCCTCGCGCGACAACCTGCGCTCGCTACGCGATCAAGTAGCGGCCTATCTGCAGCGGCATCCCGACAGCGCGGCGATGCGCGAGCGCCTGCGCC